A single window of Anopheles moucheti chromosome 2, idAnoMoucSN_F20_07, whole genome shotgun sequence DNA harbors:
- the LOC128298361 gene encoding uncharacterized protein LOC128298361: protein MRFNHVLMVLTSVAFSCATGNLLCSEEQFNGLGGSLPSPGSPSEYSRCVQGAVHTVPCANGQYFDAHVQKCLSEPVVQEIRWEASFQFEELCNNPNAVEIFPNPTNCSQYIICYGLVPIEQNCGYGLLFNPQLNTCDIPTNVICGYSCPAIDDPLNPVWLPDSRLEDCSRHYLCFQGNPLQFYCSNNLYFDILSRTCTYPQYSACSVPGVDCSANTTVNVANPRSCTSYYVCEDGFPHFRNCGFEEYFSEALGVCIPGTCEPGTTTTSGTTTNEPSTTTVSSETTPSFESTTAIESTTTPSEPESTTLAPTTLELTTSDVLSTTTSTFETTSEAITDSTTSTESSTQEISTTTTETSTSELTETTTVEMTTTSTDSTTTMPESTTAVSPSTVETTSEDITDSTSIDISTESSTQEISTTTTETSTSELTETTTIEMTTTSTDSTTTMPESTTAVSPSTTETTSEDITDSTTIDISTASSTQEVSTTTTETSTSELTETTTVELTTTTTEMVTIDPSEVCAGLDLAFLPYPGSCIMYIVCLLGNGAVASCAPGQIFNPNTNTCAPGNQETCTFT from the exons ATGAGGTTCAACCACGTATTAATGGTGCTCACTTCGGTGGCGTTCAGTTGTGCTACGGGAAACTTGCTTTGTTCCGAGGAACAGTTTAACGGTTTGGGAGGATCGTTGCCCAGTCCAGGGTCTCCGTCAGAGTACTCGAGATGCGTTCAGGGTGCAGTGCATACAGTTCCCTGCGCGAACGGTCAGTACTTCGATGCGCACGTGCAAAAGTGTTTGTCTGAGCCGGTTGTGCAAGAAATCCGATGGGAAGCATCCTTCCAGTTTGAGGAACTGTGCAACAACCCGAACGCTGTGGAAATTTTCCCCAATCCTACCAACTGCTCACAATACATCATCTGCTACGGGTTGGTACCGATCGAGCAAAACTGTGGCTATGGATTGCTTTTCAATCCGCAGCTCAACACATGCGATATTCCGACCAATGTGATATGTGGATACAGCTGTCCGGCGATAGATGATCCCCTCAACCCGGTATGGCTGCCGGATTCCAGATTGGAGGACTGTTCGAG GCACTATCTGTGTTTTCAGGGAAACCCACTCCAGTTCTACTGCTCCAACAATCTCTACTTCGACATATTATCACGAACCTGCACATATCCACAGTATTCGGCATGTAGCGTGCCCGGTGTGGACTGCAGCGCAAATACGACTGTGAACGTTGCAAACCCCAGAAGCTGTACCTCGTACTACGTGTGTGAGGATGGATTTCCTCACTTTAGGAATTGTGGCTTCGAAGAGTACTTCTCGGAGGCGCTCGGTGTGTGCATTCCCGGTACATGTGAACCGGGCACCACCACAACTTCTGGAACGACAACGAATGAGCCTAGCACAACGACCGTCTCGTCCGAGACGACGCCATCATTTGAATCCACAACTGCTATCGAATCTACGACCACCCCATCGGAACCGGAATCAACCACCCTTGCTCCTACTACACTCGAGCTTACAACGTCTGACGTTCTGAGTACTACTACATCTACCTTTGAAACAACGTCTGAAGCTATTACGGACTCCACTACCAGTACTGAGTCTTCTACTCAGGAAATTTCAACGACAACAACGGAGACATCTACGTCGGAGTTAACCGAAACAACCACGGTCGAGATGACAACAACGTCCACCGATTCTACAACTACAATGCCGGAAAGTACTACCGCAGTATCTCCATCTACCGTTGAAACAACTTCTGAAGATATTACGGACTCCACTAGCATCGACATCAGTACTGAGTCTTCTACTCAGGAAATTTCAACGACAACAACGGAGACATCTACTTCTGAGTTAACCGAAACAACCACGATCGAGATGACAACAACGTCCACCGATTCTACAACTACAATGCCGGAAAGTACTACTGCAGTATCTCCATCTACAACAGAAACAACGTCTGAAGATATTACGGACTCCACTACCATCGACATCAGTACCGCGTCTTCTACTCAGGAAGTTTCAACGACAACGACGGAGACATCTACGTCGGAGTTAACCGAAACAACCACGGTCGAGTTGACAACAACAACTACGGAGATGGTTACCATCGATCCGAGCGAAGTTTGTGCAGGACTTGATCTTGCTTTTCTACCCTACCCGGGTAGTTGCATCATGTACATCGTCTGCCTCCTCGGAAACGGCGCTGTGGCGTCGTGCGCGCCAGGGCAAATATTCAACCCCAACACAAACACCTGTGCGCCGGGCAATCAAGAAACTTGCACTTTCACCTAA